A single genomic interval of Granulicella tundricola MP5ACTX9 harbors:
- a CDS encoding 4'-phosphopantetheinyl transferase family protein, protein MEADEIQLWRVHAEASGRLYDRCRDLLTADEVERLKRLRPGMAADEFVVGRGSLRMLLGAALRQSPREIVLQTGAHGKPFTPGIEFSVSHSRGLILIALSWSATLGVDVEAIDPTIEALEIARDTFAASEIAVIEKAQEGAERVQVFYRWWARKEAVAKAHGQGITLSLKEFAVDVDAEEEREIFLSAESNPTNRCFFVRGISLPIGFAGALAAGESNLPLRCFDLERTALLNS, encoded by the coding sequence TTGGAGGCCGACGAGATACAGCTCTGGCGCGTGCACGCCGAGGCATCAGGGCGCCTCTACGATCGATGCCGAGATCTACTGACTGCCGATGAAGTTGAACGCCTCAAACGGCTGCGCCCCGGGATGGCCGCGGATGAGTTCGTCGTAGGACGTGGGTCCCTGCGGATGCTGCTGGGTGCGGCCCTTCGGCAAAGCCCGCGTGAGATTGTTTTACAGACCGGCGCACACGGCAAACCTTTCACACCCGGAATCGAGTTCAGCGTTTCTCATTCGCGTGGACTCATTCTGATCGCACTGAGTTGGAGCGCCACGTTGGGCGTGGATGTGGAGGCAATCGATCCCACCATCGAAGCGCTGGAGATCGCGCGGGACACCTTTGCGGCGAGTGAGATCGCGGTGATCGAGAAGGCGCAGGAAGGAGCGGAGCGGGTGCAGGTCTTCTATCGCTGGTGGGCGCGGAAGGAGGCGGTCGCGAAGGCACACGGGCAGGGAATTACCTTGTCACTCAAAGAGTTTGCCGTAGACGTCGACGCTGAAGAAGAGAGGGAGATTTTTCTCTCAGCCGAGAGTAATCCTACAAACCGGTGTTTCTTTGTGCGGGGGATATCGCTGCCGATTGGATTTGCAGGAGCGTTGGCGGCCGGGGAGTCAAATCTGCCCCTTCGATGCTTCGATCTGGAGCGCACCGCGTTACTGAACTCCTGA
- a CDS encoding O-antigen ligase family protein has protein sequence MSIIILIPTAICLYAILRGSVQKAFLNVFIPIFMLFPIYFYWKVAFLPPIDVAEAVLLPIGIAMLATQMKSWRFTSMDVWLGFFIFSSAYSDYLHGKTTAGIFEFFSNICIALVPYMAGKLLIEQYGARVATVRRFVICLFAACLIAGYEYRMGANPFSLMWARFFPDELFAWKTQFRWGWGRVSGPYGQSELAGIVFFFGLVLTLWLGYNHLWERKFSRANWLPFNKGNIIAWFIAFTLLMTQARGPWLGALVAVPIALIGRAKNLRRAAILVAVIGLGFGSIVYTGLKSYANQPTTSDEQQTAQYRQQLLDNYVPTAKAGGAWGWGQDFPRAMGQDSVDNEYLFVALTQGWVGLLSLCLLSAETIVRLVIAIIRCKNKEDCYFALSLLGIFAGMLLTLFTVFLGNQPYEIFFLLCGWSQSLVMRKAEALPEVEIVDDQPRQRFRQIYT, from the coding sequence ATGTCGATTATCATCCTCATCCCGACAGCGATCTGCCTCTACGCCATCCTGCGCGGCTCGGTCCAGAAGGCGTTCCTCAACGTCTTCATCCCCATCTTCATGCTCTTCCCCATCTACTTCTATTGGAAGGTGGCGTTTCTACCGCCCATCGACGTGGCCGAAGCTGTGCTCCTGCCGATCGGCATCGCCATGCTGGCCACGCAGATGAAGAGCTGGCGCTTCACCAGTATGGATGTCTGGCTGGGCTTCTTCATCTTCAGCAGCGCCTATAGCGACTACCTTCACGGCAAGACCACCGCCGGCATCTTCGAGTTCTTCAGCAACATCTGCATCGCGCTGGTCCCCTACATGGCCGGCAAGCTCCTGATCGAGCAGTACGGCGCGCGCGTCGCCACCGTGCGCCGCTTCGTCATCTGCCTCTTCGCTGCCTGCCTCATCGCCGGATACGAGTACCGCATGGGCGCGAACCCATTCAGCCTGATGTGGGCGCGCTTCTTCCCGGATGAACTCTTCGCCTGGAAGACGCAGTTCCGCTGGGGTTGGGGCCGCGTCTCCGGCCCATATGGCCAGTCGGAGCTTGCCGGTATCGTCTTCTTCTTCGGCCTGGTCCTCACGTTGTGGCTGGGCTACAACCACCTGTGGGAGCGTAAGTTCTCCCGCGCGAACTGGCTTCCGTTCAACAAGGGGAACATCATCGCGTGGTTCATCGCCTTCACGCTGCTGATGACACAGGCACGCGGTCCCTGGCTGGGAGCCTTGGTCGCGGTGCCCATTGCGCTGATCGGCCGCGCGAAAAACCTGCGCCGCGCCGCGATCCTCGTTGCCGTCATAGGCCTGGGCTTCGGGAGCATCGTCTACACCGGCCTCAAGAGCTACGCCAACCAGCCCACGACATCAGACGAGCAGCAAACCGCGCAGTACCGCCAGCAACTGCTGGATAACTACGTCCCCACCGCGAAGGCCGGAGGAGCCTGGGGCTGGGGTCAGGACTTTCCACGCGCGATGGGCCAGGATTCGGTGGACAACGAGTACCTGTTCGTCGCATTGACCCAGGGATGGGTCGGCCTGCTCTCGCTCTGCCTGCTGTCAGCCGAGACGATCGTTCGCCTCGTGATCGCGATCATCCGCTGCAAGAATAAAGAAGACTGCTACTTCGCACTCTCGCTGCTGGGCATCTTCGCGGGTATGCTGCTCACCCTCTTCACCGTCTTCCTCGGCAATCAGCCGTATGAGATCTTCTTCCTGCTGTGCGGCTGGTCGCAGTCGCTGGTGATGCGTAAAGCAGAGGCGCTGCCGGAAGTTGAGATCGTCGACGACCAGCCCCGCCAAAGGTTCCGGCAGATTTACACTTGA
- a CDS encoding thioesterase II family protein — MPEWVSERDLLANGVRLFCLPHAGSGAAAFYRWKRLLPAGVSVCPVMLPGREIRIAEGALLRVSEIVDALHEAVKGSLDRPFAIFGHSMGALLAFEWAQRIAGDGLRGPACLFVSGRNAPHLPFRHRGLHKLADAEFVAELNVRYGGVPEGFLEDADMREFFLPILRADLEVVETYEYQVMEKLGVPVQAFAGVDDRSVSEDGLARWSEITNGPFSVRRFPGDHFYHLGVGQAELLRVIAETLG, encoded by the coding sequence ATGCCGGAATGGGTTTCAGAACGGGATTTGCTGGCGAATGGGGTGAGACTGTTTTGCCTGCCTCACGCGGGTTCGGGTGCCGCGGCTTTTTATCGTTGGAAACGACTGCTGCCTGCCGGAGTTTCGGTCTGCCCAGTGATGCTGCCGGGACGAGAGATTCGCATTGCCGAGGGTGCGCTATTGCGGGTCAGTGAGATTGTGGACGCGCTGCATGAGGCGGTAAAAGGGAGCCTGGACCGGCCTTTTGCAATCTTCGGGCACAGCATGGGCGCGCTGCTGGCGTTTGAGTGGGCGCAGAGGATCGCCGGGGATGGGTTGCGTGGGCCAGCGTGCCTGTTCGTATCGGGCAGGAATGCGCCGCATCTGCCGTTTCGGCATCGGGGGCTGCATAAGCTGGCGGATGCGGAATTTGTGGCGGAGCTCAACGTCCGCTACGGCGGGGTGCCGGAGGGTTTTCTAGAAGATGCAGATATGCGGGAGTTCTTTCTTCCCATTTTGCGGGCGGACCTTGAGGTCGTCGAGACCTATGAGTATCAAGTTATGGAGAAACTTGGTGTCCCTGTGCAGGCGTTTGCCGGGGTGGACGACCGGAGCGTGTCCGAGGATGGGCTGGCCCGGTGGTCCGAGATTACGAACGGACCGTTCAGTGTGAGGCGGTTTCCGGGCGATCACTTCTATCACCTTGGCGTGGGACAGGCGGAGCTGCTGCGGGTGATCGCGGAGACGCTGGGTTAG
- a CDS encoding glycosyltransferase family 2 protein gives MLILHVLLILLGIALLLATLPLVIELLALSLAALLPPKPLTGSRSPESIGLTVVIPAHNEERLIVACVRSIVSSSAPNVTVLVIAHNCTDATAQCATAAGAQALILNDTIGGKGTALHYGFTQALAAGADAVLVIDADSIISANLTSAVTAALAAGSQALQCRYMVANPGNTTRTRLMSLAFLGINVLRPRGRARLGLSCGIFGNGFALSAQTLQAVPYLANSVVEDLEYHLHLIRAGIRVDFLDHASVLGEMPDTSAASSTQRARWEGGRLLMRRQWTMPLLNEVLRGRLRMIEPLLDLRSLPLATEGALLLLLLIPSFWFPFPWFGAYATLGLCTLLLYILVAATLGPEPAQTLKALAFAPGYMLWKILMIPSTRKAARKDSAWVRTERNEP, from the coding sequence GTGCTTATCCTCCATGTTCTCCTCATTCTCCTGGGCATAGCCCTCCTGCTGGCCACCCTGCCGCTTGTCATCGAGCTCCTTGCGCTGTCGTTGGCCGCCCTGCTCCCTCCAAAACCTCTGACAGGATCGCGATCTCCTGAGTCCATCGGCCTCACCGTCGTCATCCCCGCGCACAATGAGGAACGACTCATCGTCGCCTGCGTCCGGAGCATCGTCAGCTCCAGCGCACCCAACGTTACCGTCCTCGTCATCGCGCATAACTGCACCGATGCCACAGCCCAGTGCGCAACCGCCGCCGGGGCTCAGGCGCTGATCCTGAACGACACGATCGGGGGCAAAGGCACGGCTCTCCACTATGGTTTTACTCAGGCGCTCGCAGCCGGCGCGGACGCAGTCCTGGTCATTGACGCCGACTCCATCATCTCCGCCAACCTCACCTCCGCCGTCACGGCCGCGCTCGCCGCCGGCTCACAGGCTCTTCAGTGCCGATACATGGTTGCCAACCCCGGCAACACCACGCGCACCCGCTTGATGAGCCTGGCCTTCCTTGGCATCAACGTCCTGCGTCCCCGTGGCCGAGCCCGCCTTGGCCTCTCTTGCGGCATCTTCGGCAACGGCTTCGCGCTCTCCGCTCAGACGCTTCAGGCGGTACCGTATCTTGCCAACTCCGTCGTAGAAGACCTCGAGTACCACCTGCACCTGATCCGCGCCGGCATTCGCGTCGACTTCCTCGACCACGCCAGCGTCCTTGGCGAGATGCCCGATACCTCCGCAGCTTCATCCACCCAACGCGCCCGCTGGGAGGGTGGCCGCCTCCTCATGCGCCGCCAATGGACGATGCCGCTCCTGAACGAAGTCCTGCGCGGCCGCCTCCGCATGATCGAGCCGCTCCTCGACCTGCGTTCGCTCCCCCTCGCGACCGAAGGCGCACTGCTGCTGCTGCTCCTGATCCCGTCCTTCTGGTTTCCGTTTCCCTGGTTTGGCGCCTACGCCACCCTGGGTCTCTGCACCCTTCTGCTCTATATTCTGGTCGCGGCCACCCTAGGCCCAGAGCCGGCCCAGACGCTCAAGGCCCTTGCCTTCGCACCGGGCTATATGCTCTGGAAGATCCTCATGATTCCCAGCACCCGCAAGGCTGCCCGCAAGGATAGTGCGTGGGTCCGTACGGAACGTAACGAGCCCTGA
- a CDS encoding VOC family protein, giving the protein MSDPGPLRLHHVGYSTKAIDVTAALYVARYGYTLITEIIHDPLQTAFVQFARLDGDSSYLEFVAPDGPGSKLTAALKRGGGLNHLCYSCGRLEDAIAELEATGMKLVSEPKPAVAFAGRRICWLVGEDPLGIELVERRDDRDLCVPGL; this is encoded by the coding sequence ATGAGCGATCCGGGGCCACTTCGTCTGCACCATGTGGGGTATTCGACGAAGGCGATCGACGTAACGGCGGCGTTGTACGTCGCGCGTTATGGCTATACCTTAATCACTGAAATTATTCATGATCCGCTACAGACGGCCTTCGTACAGTTTGCACGACTGGATGGCGACTCGTCTTACCTGGAGTTTGTTGCGCCGGACGGGCCGGGCAGCAAGCTGACGGCGGCGTTGAAGCGCGGTGGAGGGTTGAATCACCTTTGCTATAGCTGCGGACGTCTGGAGGATGCGATCGCGGAGCTCGAAGCGACGGGGATGAAGCTTGTCTCAGAGCCTAAGCCGGCGGTGGCGTTTGCAGGGCGGCGCATCTGCTGGCTGGTGGGGGAAGATCCGCTGGGGATCGAACTGGTGGAACGGCGGGATGATCGGGACCTCTGCGTGCCCGGCTTATAA
- a CDS encoding TonB-dependent receptor: MENHLEKAIGAQRIPLQRTQGSQNESGVAVLGLVAALCFLAQPSRAAYASSAEEGGAALTGVVRDAQGVAQMGALVQVVAANATTIATAFTDQQGRYSIAGLLPGKYQVRASAALLVPATRGNLQLQMGSRSVVDLTLAALFDTASWLPASRRRADEPQDSWKWTLRSTANRPILRFDDDGSLIVVGAPESRAAARVEARGAVTGEAGEFGQDSVRSELELHEAFANGAVGMVRTSVGSSPNSMAGAGGAPSMEIDAEYERAAGYGGRSRTAVSYGSYANLVGPDGTAGLQVLKLQSGQQMALGEDVELEVGGSVEGVRGGGSYALATHPFVRLTAHPGGSWRLQYRMATDRATQEFADISARRQEAPAALAQNGQMLLEQGRHQEISASRKAGRAVVEVAYYHDAMVNTEVAGGFEQGISSSAAGPSDAEANPLLVDQASGGFRTLGSGYTSNGARFTVSVPLAPDFWVAAEYATGDALASEAGDATSVAEAVSGLKARSSQAAAVSVKGKLARSGTSIRASYRWQPDGTVTAVDPYGAMSDQAYLSCVVRQHLRWKDHLPQGLDATIDVTNLLAQGYRPFISADGHTLYFAQAPRTIQAGLSFNF, encoded by the coding sequence ATGGAGAACCATTTGGAGAAGGCCATCGGCGCGCAGAGGATACCTTTGCAGCGAACCCAGGGAAGTCAGAACGAATCCGGTGTGGCAGTGCTCGGTCTTGTCGCCGCACTGTGCTTTTTGGCACAGCCGAGCCGGGCTGCATACGCTTCCTCCGCGGAGGAAGGCGGGGCGGCTCTGACGGGTGTGGTTCGGGACGCGCAGGGTGTAGCACAGATGGGTGCGCTGGTGCAGGTGGTGGCGGCGAACGCTACGACGATTGCAACCGCTTTTACGGATCAGCAGGGGCGTTACAGCATCGCAGGACTGCTGCCGGGTAAGTACCAGGTGCGTGCGAGTGCCGCGCTGCTGGTTCCCGCGACTCGCGGAAATCTTCAATTACAGATGGGCTCGCGGTCGGTGGTGGACCTGACGCTGGCTGCGCTGTTCGATACGGCCTCTTGGCTTCCGGCCAGCCGACGCCGCGCGGATGAGCCGCAGGATAGCTGGAAGTGGACTCTACGCTCCACGGCGAATCGGCCGATCCTGCGCTTTGACGACGATGGATCGTTGATCGTGGTGGGTGCGCCTGAGTCCCGGGCCGCGGCGAGGGTTGAGGCTCGCGGAGCTGTGACGGGCGAGGCTGGGGAGTTCGGTCAAGATAGCGTCCGGAGCGAGCTTGAACTGCATGAGGCGTTCGCCAATGGCGCTGTAGGGATGGTGAGGACTTCGGTCGGTTCCTCTCCAAACAGCATGGCCGGTGCGGGCGGCGCGCCGTCCATGGAGATCGACGCGGAGTATGAACGTGCGGCTGGCTATGGTGGCAGAAGCCGCACGGCGGTGAGCTACGGGTCGTATGCCAATCTGGTTGGTCCTGACGGGACTGCCGGGCTCCAGGTGCTGAAGCTGCAGAGCGGACAGCAGATGGCGCTGGGTGAGGATGTCGAGCTTGAAGTGGGTGGTAGCGTTGAGGGGGTTCGGGGCGGGGGCTCCTATGCACTGGCGACTCATCCGTTTGTGCGGCTGACGGCGCATCCGGGCGGATCGTGGAGACTGCAGTACCGCATGGCGACCGACCGGGCGACGCAGGAGTTTGCAGACATTTCAGCTCGGCGGCAGGAGGCTCCGGCTGCGCTTGCGCAGAATGGGCAGATGCTGCTCGAGCAGGGCAGGCACCAGGAGATTTCAGCTTCGCGCAAGGCCGGCCGGGCCGTGGTCGAGGTGGCCTACTACCACGATGCGATGGTGAACACGGAGGTCGCGGGCGGCTTTGAGCAGGGAATTTCAAGCTCGGCTGCAGGGCCTTCGGACGCGGAGGCGAACCCGCTGCTGGTGGATCAAGCTTCCGGCGGCTTCCGAACGCTGGGTTCGGGTTACACCTCAAACGGTGCGCGGTTTACGGTTTCCGTTCCTCTGGCTCCTGATTTCTGGGTTGCGGCTGAATACGCTACGGGCGATGCGCTCGCCTCTGAAGCTGGGGACGCGACTTCTGTGGCCGAGGCGGTTTCAGGGCTGAAGGCCAGGAGTTCGCAGGCTGCTGCAGTCTCGGTCAAGGGCAAACTGGCTCGGTCCGGAACCAGCATTCGGGCGTCGTATCGCTGGCAGCCGGATGGTACGGTGACGGCGGTCGATCCTTATGGTGCGATGAGCGATCAGGCTTACCTGAGCTGCGTGGTTCGGCAGCATCTGCGCTGGAAGGATCATCTTCCGCAAGGGCTTGATGCGACGATCGATGTGACGAATCTGCTGGCGCAGGGCTATCGTCCATTTATCTCGGCGGACGGTCATACGCTCTACTTCGCGCAGGCTCCGCGAACGATCCAGGCTGGACTCTCCTTCAACTTCTAA
- a CDS encoding GWxTD domain-containing protein, whose translation MNFPLVRTVRLVFGVAALSMMLAGGQTLHAQNPGQDGVTKVPVQKDKPDPTERPRTDQETRSAQKGMKQELKGSYKTWVDQDVRWIITDQELSAFKHLSNDEERDQFIENFWLRRNPNPDSPDNEYREEHYARIAYANEHFAAGKAGWRTDRGHIYIAYGKPDNIDSHPSGGNYERPMEEGGGSTSTFPFEIWHYRYIEGIGDNIDVEFVDTCMCGDYHMTLDRSEKDALKHTPGAGQTLYEQMGQAKQADRFSGGGLEQLGTGPMSQQNASKQFDRLDQFAKLGAAPVIKFKDLESYMVSSKILTGPPFLFDVRTDYVKVTNDTVLVPLTLQIHNKDITFNTKDGVSTGTVNILGRVSNLNHRVLQTFEEPVAVQVPSELLGQTQTQSSVYWKAIPLRPGLYKVDIVIKDVNNPDHIGRWQRSVNVPKYIDDELSHSSLILADRMERVPSKEIGAGNFVIGNTRIRPRVPTGVAVPIAFHRNQNLNFWMQVYNLGIGANKQNGATIEYQIRDLATNKDVLDTSEQTDKLNPNADQVTLEKSLPLASLTPGKYEVSIKVNDGVRKQQIAETASFTVD comes from the coding sequence ATGAATTTTCCCTTGGTGCGTACGGTACGACTGGTTTTTGGCGTGGCTGCTTTGTCGATGATGCTGGCAGGTGGGCAGACGCTGCACGCGCAGAATCCGGGCCAGGACGGCGTGACCAAGGTTCCGGTACAGAAAGATAAGCCGGACCCGACGGAGCGTCCGCGCACCGATCAGGAGACCCGTTCCGCACAAAAGGGCATGAAGCAGGAGCTTAAAGGCTCCTACAAGACCTGGGTGGATCAGGACGTGCGCTGGATCATTACGGACCAGGAGCTTTCCGCGTTCAAGCATCTTTCGAACGACGAGGAGCGCGACCAGTTCATCGAGAACTTCTGGCTGCGCCGGAATCCGAATCCCGACTCCCCTGATAACGAATATCGCGAAGAACACTACGCGCGCATCGCCTACGCGAATGAGCACTTTGCCGCCGGTAAGGCTGGCTGGCGCACGGATCGTGGACATATCTATATTGCGTACGGCAAGCCGGACAATATCGACTCACACCCCAGCGGCGGTAACTACGAGCGGCCAATGGAAGAGGGCGGCGGAAGCACGTCGACGTTCCCGTTTGAGATCTGGCACTACCGTTATATCGAAGGCATCGGCGACAACATCGATGTGGAGTTCGTCGACACCTGCATGTGCGGCGACTACCACATGACGCTGGACCGCTCTGAGAAGGACGCGCTGAAGCATACGCCGGGCGCGGGCCAGACGCTGTATGAGCAGATGGGTCAGGCCAAGCAGGCGGACCGCTTCTCGGGCGGCGGGTTGGAGCAGCTTGGTACGGGACCGATGTCTCAGCAGAACGCCTCCAAGCAGTTCGACCGGCTGGATCAGTTTGCCAAGCTGGGCGCGGCGCCGGTGATCAAGTTCAAGGATCTCGAGTCGTACATGGTTTCGTCCAAGATTCTGACGGGGCCTCCGTTCCTGTTCGACGTCCGGACCGACTACGTGAAGGTCACCAACGACACTGTGCTGGTGCCGTTGACGCTACAGATTCATAACAAGGACATCACCTTCAATACGAAGGACGGCGTTTCAACCGGAACAGTCAACATTTTGGGGCGCGTTTCCAACCTGAATCACCGCGTGCTGCAGACGTTTGAAGAGCCGGTGGCTGTACAGGTTCCGAGCGAGCTGCTGGGGCAGACGCAGACACAGAGTTCCGTGTATTGGAAGGCAATTCCGCTGCGTCCAGGTCTGTACAAGGTCGATATCGTGATCAAGGACGTGAACAATCCGGATCACATCGGTCGCTGGCAGCGTAGCGTCAATGTTCCGAAGTACATCGACGACGAGCTTTCTCACTCTTCCCTGATCCTGGCGGATCGCATGGAGCGCGTGCCTTCGAAGGAGATTGGCGCGGGTAACTTCGTCATCGGGAATACGCGGATTCGTCCGCGCGTGCCGACCGGCGTGGCTGTGCCGATTGCGTTTCATCGCAACCAGAACCTGAACTTCTGGATGCAGGTTTATAACCTTGGCATCGGCGCGAACAAGCAGAATGGCGCGACGATCGAATACCAGATCCGCGATCTGGCCACGAACAAGGATGTTTTGGACACCTCCGAGCAGACGGATAAGTTGAATCCGAATGCGGATCAGGTGACGTTGGAGAAGAGCTTACCGCTGGCCAGCCTGACACCAGGCAAATATGAGGTCAGTATCAAGGTGAATGACGGCGTCAGAAAGCAGCAGATTGCAGAGACGGCATCATTTACAGTGGATTAA
- a CDS encoding efflux RND transporter periplasmic adaptor subunit: protein MSFKKIAIIVVVVLALAGIATFSILQSQANVVKVTTATVGRQDLISVVTGTGQIKPKTYVNIGATAFGRITHLNVKEGDHVKKGATLATVENIQPTATVAAQQATIASSKTNVTADVAAEQTAHANIAAARADLEQRKLDYDRALELYNDKLIAKQDFDAKKAVYDASVATLDQRIASESQARAQTNSQRAMVNQAVASQRSNFDALDKTVSRAPFDGLVTNVPVREGETMVIGIQNAEGSTLMTLADMSVITAEVKVDETDIVNVAMNQTAEITVDALPGRIFKGHVTEVGDQALLRTTGVATSQSTTGTEEAKDFKVVVTIDNVDGQNNDELRPGLSTTAKITTARRPDAITIPIQALVQRDPAAEKALSASAGKPHAPSATATPAASHAKPNLVQGLYLLTTDHGKHRVTFTPVSTGVTGATDIEVLSGIKTGDIIVTGQYKVLRTLKSGTLVKIDNTPDTLADTSKS, encoded by the coding sequence ATGAGCTTCAAGAAAATCGCCATCATCGTCGTCGTCGTGCTCGCCCTCGCAGGCATCGCCACCTTCTCCATCCTGCAAAGCCAGGCCAACGTCGTCAAGGTCACGACCGCCACCGTCGGCCGCCAGGACCTGATCTCCGTCGTCACCGGCACCGGCCAGATCAAGCCCAAGACCTACGTCAATATCGGCGCCACTGCCTTTGGCCGCATCACGCACCTCAACGTGAAGGAAGGCGACCACGTCAAGAAGGGCGCCACCCTGGCCACGGTGGAAAATATCCAGCCCACCGCCACGGTCGCGGCTCAGCAGGCCACCATCGCCAGCTCCAAGACCAACGTCACCGCGGACGTCGCAGCAGAGCAGACCGCTCACGCCAACATCGCCGCCGCCAGGGCAGATCTCGAGCAGCGCAAGCTCGACTACGACCGCGCCCTAGAGCTCTATAACGACAAGCTCATCGCCAAGCAGGACTTCGACGCCAAGAAGGCCGTCTACGACGCCTCCGTCGCCACGCTCGACCAGCGCATCGCCTCCGAGTCCCAGGCCAGGGCCCAGACCAACTCCCAGCGAGCGATGGTCAACCAGGCCGTCGCCAGCCAGCGCTCCAACTTCGATGCGCTTGATAAGACCGTCTCCCGTGCGCCCTTCGACGGCCTCGTTACCAACGTCCCCGTCCGTGAGGGCGAGACGATGGTCATCGGCATCCAGAACGCAGAGGGCTCTACCCTCATGACCCTTGCCGATATGTCCGTCATCACCGCGGAGGTCAAGGTCGATGAGACCGACATCGTCAACGTCGCGATGAACCAGACCGCGGAGATCACAGTCGATGCCCTGCCCGGCCGCATCTTCAAGGGCCACGTCACAGAGGTGGGCGACCAGGCCCTGCTCCGCACCACCGGCGTCGCCACCAGCCAGTCCACCACCGGCACGGAAGAGGCCAAGGACTTCAAGGTCGTCGTTACCATCGACAACGTAGACGGCCAGAACAACGATGAGCTCCGCCCCGGCCTCTCCACCACCGCAAAGATCACCACGGCCCGCCGCCCCGATGCCATCACTATTCCCATCCAGGCGCTCGTCCAGCGTGATCCCGCTGCTGAGAAGGCCCTCTCCGCCAGCGCGGGCAAGCCTCACGCACCCTCTGCCACGGCCACGCCCGCCGCCAGCCATGCCAAGCCCAATCTCGTGCAGGGTCTCTATCTCCTGACCACAGACCACGGCAAACACCGGGTGACCTTCACTCCCGTCAGCACCGGCGTCACCGGCGCAACCGATATCGAGGTCCTCTCCGGCATTAAGACGGGAGACATCATCGTCACCGGTCAGTACAAGGTCCTGCGCACGCTGAAGAGCGGAACACTCGTCAAGATCGACAACACACCCGACACCCTCGCCGACACGTCCAAGTCCTAA
- a CDS encoding ABC transporter ATP-binding protein: protein MATAPAIDPTLINAEGPVAGEVIVTSNLWKTYEMGDQQVHALRGVNLRIKHNEYVAIMGPSGSGKSTLMNLIGCLDSPSQGKYWLNGHNVSELNDDELARIRNKEIGFVFQTFNLLARATSLHNVELPLIYNGTPAAERTARAKEVLEQVSLGPRMMHKPNELSGGQRQRVAIARALVNRPSIILADEPTGNLDSKTSVEIMALFAELHEKGNTIVLVTHEPDIAEYAHRIVTIRDGVVSSDHPSARHAAQTS, encoded by the coding sequence ATGGCCACCGCACCCGCAATCGACCCCACCCTCATCAACGCCGAAGGCCCCGTCGCCGGCGAGGTCATCGTCACCAGCAATCTCTGGAAGACCTACGAGATGGGCGACCAGCAGGTCCACGCCCTGCGCGGCGTCAACCTTCGCATCAAGCACAACGAGTACGTCGCCATCATGGGCCCTTCCGGCTCCGGCAAGTCCACCCTGATGAACCTCATCGGCTGCCTGGACTCACCCTCCCAGGGCAAGTACTGGCTCAACGGCCACAACGTTTCGGAGCTGAACGACGACGAGCTCGCCCGCATCCGTAACAAGGAGATCGGCTTCGTCTTCCAGACCTTCAACCTCCTGGCCCGCGCAACCTCCCTCCACAACGTGGAGCTGCCCCTCATCTACAACGGCACCCCGGCCGCGGAGCGCACCGCACGAGCTAAGGAGGTCCTGGAACAGGTCTCCCTCGGACCCCGCATGATGCACAAGCCCAATGAGCTCTCCGGTGGTCAGCGTCAGCGCGTAGCCATCGCCCGCGCCCTGGTCAATCGCCCCAGCATAATCCTCGCCGACGAGCCCACCGGAAACCTCGACTCCAAGACCAGCGTCGAGATCATGGCCCTCTTCGCTGAGCTCCATGAGAAGGGCAACACCATCGTCCTCGTCACCCACGAGCCCGATATCGCCGAGTACGCCCACCGCATCGTCACCATCCGCGACGGCGTCGTCTCCAGCGATCACCCCTCCGCCCGCCACGCCGCGCAGACAAGCTAG